The Armatimonadota bacterium nucleotide sequence TGACTTTGCAACCATGGAGGAGCTTATTATGTCAAGTTTCTTTTCGAACTCAACATGCTTTGGACTTTTAAACGCAACTTCATCAGAGTGATAGGGCTGAGATAATGCTATAATACACTCAGCAAGTTTCCCCAAAACTCCCACCTGAGCAGAGATAGGTTTTCCCTCACCTATACTTTTCCTAGCCTGACGAAAAGTCTCAGCAAATACATCAGGCGCAGAGCCTTCCTTTTTGGAAACGAAGTACGATAACTCAGAAGATGACTGCTTATCTTTGGTATATTTTGGCCTAGCAGTCGAGATTATATCTTTTTCAATAGGTTTGAGTTTCGAGCTGATATCCTGCGGCAGAAATTCGATTGCCTTTTTGATTACCACCTGCGTGAAGTCTGCTTGCTTACCTGTCTCAACCGCCGCACAATGTGTAGTAGCTAGTACGATTACTACTGCCATGAATAGAAATAGTCTAGTTTTGATCACCACTTAGCTCCTTTTTTACCTGAATCATCCGTCGGTATATTTCTTTTTTGGGAAGCGGAAACTTCAGCGCCAATTCCCTAACTGCATCGCGCTCAGACATACCTTCGGCAAGAAGGCACCTTAATTCCTCCTCCACTTTCCCAGCCTCACCTGTCTGTCCCTCGGCACAACCGGCGACAACAATCGTTATTTCGCCTTTTGCTTTTACCTCAGTAAACCTTGCAATTGCAGAGCTAATTGTTCCGCGATGCACCTCTTCGAACTTTTTAGTTGCTTCGCGGACAACCGCGATGCGGCGGTCGCCGAAAACATCAAGCATTTCCTTTAAAGTAGGTAGCAACCGGTTTGGGGATTCGTAGAAAACCATTGTTCTTCGTTCATCTTTGAGAGATGTGAAAAATGTTCGGCGTTCGCCTGACTTCCTGGGAGGGAAGCCATCGAATGCAAACCTCCTAGTTGGCAGTCCGGAAACTACAAGGGCAGTGATTATTGCATTTGGTCCTGGAATAGCAACCACTGGAACTTCGTTCTTAATAGCTAGATTGATTATTTCGCAACCCGGGTCGGAGATACCAGGCGTTCCTGCATCCGAAACAAGGGCAATGTTCTTGCCTTCCTTAAGAAGTTCCGTCAATCTTTCTGCTTTTTTCCCGAGGCTATGCTGATGGTAGGGAGTAGTGGGAGTATCTATGCCGTAGCGACTGAGGAGCTTTTGGGTTACTCTTGTATCTTCTGCTGCTATAAGGTCAACTTCCTTGAGGATAGCGAGTGCGCGAAGAGTAATGTCCGCAAGGTTTCCGATTGGAGTGGCAACCACATAAAGTGTCCCGGGCGACTGCTTGCCACTTTGCTCCATTTGGCTTGTCCACCTTTTGACTTAAAAGGGGGTCGCCGAATATTACCATTTTGGAGACCCCCGACTCTGAAGACCTTTTTATTTAAAAGAGACAGCTTGCTACCTTCCAGCCGGAATTTCGCCTCCCGACACGGGTATCGTTTGTCCGGCTTGCGGCTGTGCTAATTCCTTGTTCTCGCTCAGCCACTTTTGTTCTTTAGCAACGAGATCTGCTCTCTTTATTTTCTTATAAAGCTCAATTAACTGCTCGTGCGTACTATAATCGTCATACGCATTCTCTGATGCAATTTCCAGATGTTCGACAGCTTTGTTTGGTTTGCCAGCGTCAATATATAGTTTACCCAAAGACAAACGGATATCGGTAGACTCAGTATAATTCAAAGCATCTTCGAGTGCTTCAATTGTTTGAGTCTTATACTTCTTTATTTCCTCGGGATTAGATGCAAAATTCCTAAGCGCGGTAAGGAGCTGAGCGATTTGCACATAACATCTCGCTTTGATGTCCGTTCTGTCTCCAGCAGAAGCAACCGCAGTTCTGTATTCCTTAATTGCAGTCTCAATTTTGCTCTTCTGCTCGGCAGGATTAGCCTGTCCAAATGACATCATTACTGCCTGTGCAATCGTATAGCCTCTTAGCTCGGGATCATTGATTGTAATTTGGGCTTTTTTTCGAAGGTCAGCATAATATAAGTATTCTGCTTTGTTTTGCTCCTGCTGGACGAACATGCGGCGGTATTCAGCCATTTTCTTGGGGTCCTTTAAATCTGCTGGCATGGTGCTCCTTCTGCCTTCCACCTTAATTATCACATACTCGCCGCCAGTTTTTATTGGGTCGGAAACCTCGCCCTCTCTCAACTTAAACGCCACATCGCCTACTTCTCTAGGAAGCATCTGTTTCGACACCCATCCGACGTCGCCACCAGCGGTTTTGTAATAGTCTTGGGAGTTCGCCTTGGCAAGCGCCGCAAAGTCCCCACCAGCTCGAAGTTTTGCAACCAGGTCTCGAGCCAATTGCTCTGCCTGCACCTGAGAGCGGCCGGAAGCAGATATCGTTATTTGCCTGAGTTTCACTTGCTCAAAGCTTTGGCGCAGTGCGCGGTCGCTAGTATCAACCTTCTCTCGAATCTTCTTGGACAGCTTGTCCATTATGAGGTAATTGCGCACAGTTTCCGGATCGATTGACTTACGGATTTCCGCCCTCAGCTTTTTAATGCTCATGGACGGATCGCGTTTTCGAAGTTCCTGCTCAAATGCTTCATCGGTTTGTTTTGTTCTCCTTCCGCTGAGCAAGGAACTTTTAATTTGTTGTAACCGCTGTTCTACAATCTGGTCTATTTGCCGGTTTACTTCGCCTCGAGAAACTTTGATACGCTCTTTTTTCGCAGCCTGCAATTTCAGCATTTCATCTACCATAGTATCAAATACCTGGCCGCGAATCTGGGATTCCTCGATGGCGCTTACTGGGCGAGTCTCCTGAATTGGGTCTATTTGCGCCCTTACTCGCATTTCGTATGCCTGTCTGTCCAGTTTCTCCCCATTAACCGTTGCTACAACACCGGAAAGTACGCTATCTGTTCTCTCAGGAACTCTGCCGCCGGGTATGCTAATCGCAGCAAATCCGACTGCAAAGACTATAGCCAACGCCCACATTATGTGCTTGGAATAGCCATGGAATTTCTTGCGCATGCGAACTAATGACATTAGCTTCCTCCACAAAAATCTGCCACCACACGCTTGAGGTACTCCAAGCATTCCCTGGAGCCCTCCTCGGCTGAACCGCTGGCAGGACGATAGTGAGTTTCGAGGGATATATATCCCTTGTAATTATCATCTTTTAAGGCTTTGAATTGCCCAGAATAATCAATCTCGCCCGTTCCCATCACAACAAATTTTGGCTTGCCATTTAGTTTAACGGCATCCTTAACGTGGATGTGAACAATATAAGGCTTAATTGCCTCATAACCATTGGGATAAGGAATTTCACCTGCGCAAAATGAATTGCCTGGATCCCAAACAGCTTGGAGAGCAGGTGATCCTACAGCTTTGATTACGCGGGCTACTTCTTCGCCGGTTCCCAAAAAGCACGAATGTTCATTTTCCAAAGCAAGGATTACTCCAAGCCTTTGCGCGCTCTCTGCGGCGTTGCCTAATTCTTGGATTATCCGATCTTCTATTTCTTTGGTAAGCTCGCCGCGCCGCCAGAAAGAAAATACGCGAATTAGTTTCGTGCCAAAAAAGTGCGCAAGCTCCGCACAGTGGTTCAGTAGCGCCATTTGATCTGCTATTGAGCGCTCTTTTGCCAAGTGCGTGGGTCCCGTAGCTTCGGCTGAGGTCTCCCAAAGGTCGCATTTGAAAAGCGGCGAGGCAATACAACATACCGACATACCTTTGTCGTCGAGAATCCTTTTCGCTTTCTCGACTTGATCTTTCGAAAGGTCGACTATATTTACATCCCACAGCCCCCGAAGCTCTGCGCTTTGGACGCCGTATTCTTGAAGCACAGTGAGGGCGTGATCAAAATCCTGCGAAATCTCGTCTGTAATTGCCGTTAGTTTCACGCATACCCCCTGATACTAAGATCTTCACAATCATAGGAGAACAGCCATCTTTTGTCAAGCCGTACACATTCCTAGTGGTAAGATTCTGGACACCAGGGATTGTTTATGATATTCTGAATTGAAAGTCAAATGGCAAAGTCAATGCTAATTGGATATTGGGGATGTCCCCCAAGGGAAGTCATTGCCCAGGCATCGCGAAAACATCCATATGATGAATTTATTGATCTCGACGTTGACCTTGGCGCTCCGCCGAGCCACTTGGTGCCTGACGCATACTGCCAAATTATTACCAATATAGTAGACAACGCACTCCATCTCCGCGACCGCCTGCGTTTTATTATCGCGGCCGTTGGTGAAGATAAATGTGACGGCGGAAGGTTTGCAGCGCTAATGCTAAAGGACTTGGGCTTTACAGTCTTTGAAGTGCGAAACCCAAACATGGAACGCAGACCAATTACAATCGCTACATCGGGTCTTCCTTTACGTGAGAAAGTTAATAGAATCATGGACTCAGTTTGCAAGCCAAATCGCAGGGTCTTTTCGCCAGTGAAACCAACGCATGGATTTTGGGGGGTGCCACCCCATGATATGCGGTTGCTGGACCTATTTCCCGATACAACACACGTCTACGGATGGACGCGTTGCGTAGAAGCCGGTGTACCCGCTGATCTCGATTTAGAAATGCAAGTTGACCCGGGCGTTCCTACTGTATTTTTCGCCCAAACATTTTGTGCGAAGACTATGCTTGCACGCTACCTAGCCGAAAAATACAACGGGCTCTATATTGACTGTGACGGTCCAATGACCCACAGCGTGGTGGCTCAGATAACTGCTTTCATTCGACTAGGATGAAATTACCAGATTATTTAAATCAAAGATAAAGCTCTCGTAAGCACCTCAACACGGTAGTTAATGCCCAATCCATTTGAGAAAGTAACATGCCAACGCTGATAGCCGATTGTGGAAGCTCGTGGAGTAAAATAAAAAACCTCGAAGAAGGCAAAATCGTTATCAAGCCAACCTCGCAAATATTGAAGAATCCGCGACTACGTTTTGCCGTCGCCACAGGACACCTG carries:
- the rsmI gene encoding 16S rRNA (cytidine(1402)-2'-O)-methyltransferase; amino-acid sequence: MEQSGKQSPGTLYVVATPIGNLADITLRALAILKEVDLIAAEDTRVTQKLLSRYGIDTPTTPYHQHSLGKKAERLTELLKEGKNIALVSDAGTPGISDPGCEIINLAIKNEVPVVAIPGPNAIITALVVSGLPTRRFAFDGFPPRKSGERRTFFTSLKDERRTMVFYESPNRLLPTLKEMLDVFGDRRIAVVREATKKFEEVHRGTISSAIARFTEVKAKGEITIVVAGCAEGQTGEAGKVEEELRCLLAEGMSERDAVRELALKFPLPKKEIYRRMIQVKKELSGDQN
- a CDS encoding Ada metal-binding domain-containing protein; this encodes MIKTRLFLFMAVVIVLATTHCAAVETGKQADFTQVVIKKAIEFLPQDISSKLKPIEKDIISTARPKYTKDKQSSSELSYFVSKKEGSAPDVFAETFRQARKSIGEGKPISAQVGVLGKLAECIIALSQPYHSDEVAFKSPKHVEFEKKLDIISSSMVAKSEGGQRVDNPSSFAVQIAQKANEELKKLSKAEDGKSDASEEVGSRIFSLAANSLASTWCTLLAKPNETENFGNYVGNKRSLKFHRQDCRYLPAEKNRIYFKTREEAINEGYVPCKVCKP
- a CDS encoding peptidylprolyl isomerase, with the protein product MSLVRMRKKFHGYSKHIMWALAIVFAVGFAAISIPGGRVPERTDSVLSGVVATVNGEKLDRQAYEMRVRAQIDPIQETRPVSAIEESQIRGQVFDTMVDEMLKLQAAKKERIKVSRGEVNRQIDQIVEQRLQQIKSSLLSGRRTKQTDEAFEQELRKRDPSMSIKKLRAEIRKSIDPETVRNYLIMDKLSKKIREKVDTSDRALRQSFEQVKLRQITISASGRSQVQAEQLARDLVAKLRAGGDFAALAKANSQDYYKTAGGDVGWVSKQMLPREVGDVAFKLREGEVSDPIKTGGEYVIIKVEGRRSTMPADLKDPKKMAEYRRMFVQQEQNKAEYLYYADLRKKAQITINDPELRGYTIAQAVMMSFGQANPAEQKSKIETAIKEYRTAVASAGDRTDIKARCYVQIAQLLTALRNFASNPEEIKKYKTQTIEALEDALNYTESTDIRLSLGKLYIDAGKPNKAVEHLEIASENAYDDYSTHEQLIELYKKIKRADLVAKEQKWLSENKELAQPQAGQTIPVSGGEIPAGR
- a CDS encoding sugar phosphate isomerase/epimerase family protein; the protein is MKLTAITDEISQDFDHALTVLQEYGVQSAELRGLWDVNIVDLSKDQVEKAKRILDDKGMSVCCIASPLFKCDLWETSAEATGPTHLAKERSIADQMALLNHCAELAHFFGTKLIRVFSFWRRGELTKEIEDRIIQELGNAAESAQRLGVILALENEHSCFLGTGEEVARVIKAVGSPALQAVWDPGNSFCAGEIPYPNGYEAIKPYIVHIHVKDAVKLNGKPKFVVMGTGEIDYSGQFKALKDDNYKGYISLETHYRPASGSAEEGSRECLEYLKRVVADFCGGS